TCTGCTAGAATTCCCCGCTCCGGAGAGATGGCCGAGCGGTCGAAGGCGCACGCCTGGAGAGCGTGTATACGTGAAAACGTATCGTGGGTTCGAATCCCACTCTCTCCGCCATTGGTGAGCAGGTTCGAGCGGTCAGCGGCGCCGATTCAACATTCCTACGAATGCGTCGGCCGCTTGTTTCGACGTCATGCCCTCGACCGCGCGGTTCTCGAAGAACTCGGCCATCAGCGCCACCTCGTGGTCGGTTAGCTTCGCGCGTGCGTGGGTGGCGTTGCTGCGTTTGTTCGTCGACTTGGGTGCTGTAGACTTCGCGGTAGCCATTCTCGTTACCTCCATAACGGTTTGGTCAGGCGGGCGAGGTGTGTTCAGCACCTCGTTTCGCCGCACTCACATGGGTGAGCGCAAGCGAATTGTCGGGCACGCTGGTTGCCTGTGTCAACGAAATAGTTATGACTGTAGCATATGCTACAGCTCGCTCTTAAACCGAGACTTAGGACATGCATCTTCTTCAAAATTCCGGTCGTTCGACTTATAAACCATGTCCGCATGCTCAGGTTCAGCCCCCCGAAGCTCGAGAGTTTATTTCCTCGAGTACTCGGGCAGGTCTAGGTTTGGGAACCCAGTCGGGCGGATCCCAGAATATGTGTGGGCTGATTTCATCGACGCTGTTGAGCCCGAGCTGCGCCATGATGCGGTCCATCTCAGTCTGGAAAATCTCGAGCGCACGGTAGGCACCGGCTTCGCCAGCAGCGGCAGAGCCGTAGAGTGTCGGCCTTCCGGACATGACCATGTCTGCCCCGACGGCGATGGCCTTGACGATGTCCGAACCGCGCCTTGCGCCGCTGTCGATGATGATCTTGAGGCGGTCCCCAACTGCTCTACGGACCTCCGGCACCAATTGCAGCGGCGCCGGCGCGCAATCGAGATAGCGGCCGCCATGGTTCGACAAGACCACACCGTCCATACCGTACTTGACGGCGAGCACGGCGTCCTCGACGCTCTGTAGCCCTTTCACCAGCATGTTGCCCGGCCAGATGTCGCGGATACGCTTGATGTCGTCCCAGCACTGGGTATCGGGTTTGGTGTGCTCGTGGTCGGTCAACTTGTCCGTGAGCTTGCTTGCGAGCTCCGGAGGATAGTTCGCTTTCCTGAACGCGCCACGCTCAATGTACTGGGGAACGAGAACGCGCAAGCACCAGCCGGGTTTACCGAGAACCTGCGCAATCAGCTTTGGCGAATACCTGAGCGGCATGGAGAAGCCGTTCCTGCGGTCGTGCTCGCGATTGGCGCCGACCGAGCCGT
This sequence is a window from Betaproteobacteria bacterium. Protein-coding genes within it:
- a CDS encoding alpha-hydroxy-acid oxidizing protein — its product is MERAMNSGNLGACNIEDLRRMARKRLPRGIFEYIDGAAEDGIALRHNREVYQSLKIKNRVLINVSKRSTATEIFGKKIAMPYGISPTASAGLTSERGEIALAKAAAKMGVPCTAATSALTPMEEIYEAAGGNLWFQLYMWVDVNLRMAFVERVKSVGYETLLVTVDGSVGANREHDRRNGFSMPLRYSPKLIAQVLGKPGWCLRVLVPQYIERGAFRKANYPPELASKLTDKLTDHEHTKPDTQCWDDIKRIRDIWPGNMLVKGLQSVEDAVLAVKYGMDGVVLSNHGGRYLDCAPAPLQLVPEVRRAVGDRLKIIIDSGARRGSDIVKAIAVGADMVMSGRPTLYGSAAAGEAGAYRALEIFQTEMDRIMAQLGLNSVDEISPHIFWDPPDWVPKPRPARVLEEINSRASGG